The window cttatcttttgcactgatgtgctgggcttctccgttattgaggatggggatatttgtggagcatcctccagtgagttgtttaattgtccaacacctttcatgactggatgtggcaggactgtagagcttagattgATCTGTTgtttgggattgcttagctcagtcacttgctgcttggcacacaagtagtcctgtgttatagcttcaccaagttaacatttttaggtatgcctggttctgctcctggcatgccctcctgcactcttcattgaaccaaggttgatcctctggctcGATGGTAATGgtgtagaatgggggatatgctgggccatgaggttacaggttgtgctcaagtccaattctgctgctgctgatggcccaccgcctcatggatgcccagtcttgagttgctagatctgaacgaaatctatcccacttagcactgTGGTAGCACCACAAAcacagtggagggtatcctcaatgtgaaggcggggcttcgtctccacaatgactgtgtggtggtcaatcctgccgatactgtcatggacagatacatctgtggcaggcagattggtgagggtgaggctaagtatgcttttccctcttggtgGTTCTCTCACcccctgccacagacccagtctagcagctttgtcatttaggacttggccagctcggtcagtagcggtgctaccgagccactcttgatggacgttgaggtcccccacccagaatacattctgcgcccttgccaccctcaggccttcctccaagtgatgttcaacgtggtggagcactgattcatcagctgagggagggtggtacgtggtaatcagcaggaggtttccttgccatgtttgacctgatgccatgagaatcatgggatccggagtggactccatgaagtctcccCAAGATGATGGCTTGTGTCCTCTTGTTCAAACTTTTAATATTTAAGTAACATTTCGTATTTCTCTGCCTTTAACTTGTCATCccttttcactttttttttctaGAGTGGCCCAAGTGCTAGGTCTTGCCACAAGATGTGTATTGACACAACGCGGAGACAGATATATACATTGGGTCGTTACTTAGATTCTTCTGTGAGGAATAGTAAGTCTCTGAAGAGTGACTTCTATCGCTATGACATAGATACTAATAAATGGACATTGTTAAGTGAAGATACAGCTACTGATGGTGGACCAAAGTTGGTGTTTGATCATCAGGTATGATACACTGGGTTGTTGAAACTCCATTTACTAGCACTAGTTAGCCTGTGCTCATTGTAAATGTCAGTATTTAAGCCTCACTTAAGTATTTGAAAAGTCTTCTGTTTTAAAGGTTTTGTAATGTAAATTTCTCCAAATTCTTCATCTGAAATTATTCAGAGGGATATTATTAGTGATGATCACTAATGTCACTTCATCCCTGACCAAGCATGCTTGTGATGGGCCAAGATGGCAAGTTTctttttcttcctccctccttcaAAGATTTAAACTAATCCAATCTTCTAGATTGGGGGGCAgttaatttcattttttattttaataaaccttagtaaaaataatattttttcttaaataaaaacagaaaatgctggaaaaagtcagcagatctggcaacatctgtggactcagtgttaattctgtttctctctccacagatgctgacagacctgctgagtttttccagaaccgtctgtttttatttcagatttccaacatccacattattttgcttttatcttggtatGCTATTTTTTTTCTTAGATGTGTATGGATTCTGAAAAACACATGATTTACACATTTGGCGGGAGGATATTAACTTGCAATGGAAATATTGATGACACTCGAGCTAATGAACCACAGTTCAGTGGACTTTTTGCTTACCATTGTCTGTCTAATACTTGGAAGTTACTTCGGGAAGACTCGTGCAATGCTGGACCAGAGGATGTACAGTCGAGGATTGGGCACTGCATGCTCTTTCACACTGTAAGTATTTTAATGCCTCTCTTAAGCCTGGTGATGGAGACTTTTACTTCATTTTAGTAAAATATGGGACACTGGGTTTTTAACAATCCTCCATTGAGTACTTCAAACAGCTATACTTAAATAGCACTTTAATAACTCCTGAAATGTCTCAACGCTTCACAGTGGCCAAATTTATTTTTGCGAAATTGAGATTACTATAAATAGAGATTGGTTACCCAGCTAATTGCAGCATCAATTTTACTGATCACAAGACgtgcaaacagcagtgagatgaaTGGCCCATCAGTCTGTTTTTGATACTCTGATGCTGAAGGAGGAATATTGCATTGGAGACTCCCGTGCAGGCATGGGAGGGAACCCATTAGAAATGACGTAGTGTCATTGGTGCAAAAAGAAAGCAGGAGAGAGTTGTGCTACAGAGGCAGGCTGGAAGCGAGACACTGGAGAATAGTGGAGTCGTTAATGGTGTTGAAGACAATGGAGGAATTGAAGATATGAGACAGTTATGCATGTTTGCAGTCACACACGATGTCGGTGACATTGACGAGTAATACCTTTGTGTTGCAAGTGAGGCAGACACCAGATTGAAGGCCTTCAACAAGGAGGTAATGGAAGCAGACAGATGGTCAAGCTATATGCTTACCATTTACATTTCAGTTTGAGATCAGATTTCTGATTGTATTAAGGGAGTAGTGGTAATGGGAGACAGCCCGGGACCCACTGTCAAATAAGTAGCTGAGACAGCCATGGAGGAGATGGAAGATTATGGTTGTCCTGTTGGGTGGTGGATGAATGACAGTGGAAGAAGTTATGCAAGAGATACAGGAGCTAGATTTTCCAGAGATAGAAGGCTGTGATGTGGGTGTTTTGATGCACAAGATCAAGAAGGTGAAGTAATTGCAGTGATGTACTGATAATAGAGCTCTCAGATGTCTGAAAATAATGTGTGGTAACTGTTAAGGAGATACTGTGTATGTTCATGGGCTAACCACTAGCCAGTTTGGTtaagggaggtgagggagggcaaGTTTGAAGCCATTCAGGAGAAACCTTTCCATGCAAATAATGTAAGAAGTAGATAGGAAAGAGGAGAATTCAGTGAGTAAGTTACTTGGtaggggggggctggggggaggtgggCAGTGAGCAGctgaggcagaatttttcaggTAAGAAGCAAAGGGTGCTTGAAGGCAGTAGGAAGGAAATCTGGGGGAATGATTGAAAATGAGATTGG of the Carcharodon carcharias isolate sCarCar2 unplaced genomic scaffold, sCarCar2.pri scaffold_1114_ctg1, whole genome shotgun sequence genome contains:
- the LOC121275159 gene encoding muskelin-like, whose translation is CDKTLSANDVLLKSSHENVENMAANLQAPEFHKQHSDYDQIISFGDLSGPSARSCHKMCIDTTRRQIYTLGRYLDSSVRNSKSLKSDFYRYDIDTNKWTLLSEDTATDGGPKLVFDHQMCMDSEKHMIYTFGGRILTCNGNIDDTRANEPQFSGLFAYHCLSNTWKLLREDSCNAGPEDVQSRIGHCMLFHTPSIGELCLVWRLEKSFGLKLRPEGSQDSHGAEKSSLDFH